A window of Vigna unguiculata cultivar IT97K-499-35 chromosome 4, ASM411807v1, whole genome shotgun sequence contains these coding sequences:
- the LOC114182520 gene encoding protein DETOXIFICATION 16-like isoform X3 → MATWKETVEEAKKQLWLAGPMVFVCVFQYSLQMISLMFVGHLDEVLLAGASLAASFVNVTGFSVLIGMSSALDTFCGQSYGAKQCDMVGIHMQRGIVVTMVATIPMSIIWAYLRPILVVLHQDKRIAAHAELYARYLIPSLSANALLRCFVKFLQTQNIVLPMVLASGFTTLTHVLLSWLFILKLRLGIKGAAIAFCISNWLNTVLLALYIRLSSSCKTTWTGFSRKSLHDIPQFLRLAFPSTLMVCLETWTFELMVLLSGALTNPTLQTSVLSICFQTAGLFWMIPFGVGAAASTRISNELGAGCPKSAFLAVKVTLLVSFIIGALEFTLLILTRNFWGRIFSNVPEVVTYVESMTPILASCVFVDSIQTAFSGIARGCGWQKLGAFVNLGSYYVVGVPFSIILAFVLHMKGVANKAAIRVKGKGDQAETH, encoded by the exons ATGGCCACATGGAAGGAGACTGTAGAAGAAGCAAAGAAGCAACTGTGGCTGGCAGGTCCAAtggtgtttgtgtgtgtgtttcaGTACAGTTTGCAGATGATCTCTCTCATGTTTGTTGGTCATTTGGATGAAGTTCTTCTAGCAGGTGCTTCCTTGGCTGCTTCATTTGTAAATGTCACTGGTTTCAGTGTCTTG ATAGGCATGTCAAGTGCACTGGACACATTTTGTGGTCAATCATATGGGGCAAAACAGTGTGATATGGTTGGCATACACATGCAGAGAGGCATAGTGGTTACCATGGTTGCTACTATACCAATGTCCATAATTTGGGCATATTTGAGGCCTATTCTGGTTGTTCTGCATCAAGATAAAAGAATTGCAGCACATGCTGAACTATATGCCAGATACTTGATTCCAAGCCTTTCAGCCAATGCTCTTCTTCGGTGCTTTGTTAAATTCCTACAAACACAGAACATTGTCCTTCCTATGGTGCTAGCTTCTGGATTCACCACCTTGACTCATGTCCTTCTCTCTTGGCTTTTCATTCTGAAACTTAGGCTTGGCATCAAAGGAGCTGCCATTGCATTTTGCATTTCAAATTGGCTTAACACAGTGCTACTAGCACTTTACATCAGACTCTCCTCTTCCTGCAAAACCACTTGGACTGGCTTCTCAAGGAAATCCTTGCATGATATTCCTCAATTTCTCAGACTTGCCTTTCCCTCAACACTCATGGTCTG CCTAGAGACATGGACTTTTGAACTGATGGTGCTCCTATCTGGTGCTCTTACTAATCCAACATTGCAAACTTCAGTACTTTCTATATG TTTTCAAACAGCAGGGCTCTTTTGGATGATACCCTTTGGAGTTGGTGCAGCTGCAAG TACAAGGATCTCTAATGAACTAGGAGCTGGCTGTCCAAAATCTGCATTTTTAGCAGTTAAAGTCACCTTATTAGTGTCCTTCATCATTGGTGCCTTAGAATTTACTCTCCTTATACTGACAAGGAACTTTTGGGGTCGAATTTTTAGCAATGTACCTGAAGTAGTCACATATGTGGAATCCATGACACCAATTCTTGCAAGCTGTGTCTTCGTAGATTCAATTCAAACAGCATTCTCAG GTATAGCCAGAGGATGTGGCTGGCAGAAGCTGGGTGCATTTGTGAATCTTGGATCATATTATGTTGTTGGAGTTCCCTTTTCCATCATTTTAGCTTTTGTCCTCCACATGAAGGGAGTG gcAAATAAGGCTGCTATAAGAGTAAAAGGTAAAGGGGACCAAGCTGAAACACATTAA
- the LOC114182520 gene encoding protein DETOXIFICATION 16-like isoform X4, giving the protein MSSALDTFCGQSYGAKQCDMVGIHMQRGIVVTMVATIPMSIIWAYLRPILVVLHQDKRIAAHAELYARYLIPSLSANALLRCFVKFLQTQNIVLPMVLASGFTTLTHVLLSWLFILKLRLGIKGAAIAFCISNWLNTVLLALYIRLSSSCKTTWTGFSRKSLHDIPQFLRLAFPSTLMVCLETWTFELMVLLSGALTNPTLQTSVLSICFQTAGLFWMIPFGVGAAASTRISNELGAGCPKSAFLAVKVTLLVSFIIGALEFTLLILTRNFWGRIFSNVPEVVTYVESMTPILASCVFVDSIQTAFSGIARGCGWQKLGAFVNLGSYYVVGVPFSIILAFVLHMKGVGLLLGIVLALSIQVLCFLAVTLRTNWEKEVKFSCLLYSVLSSILLNKTMIFG; this is encoded by the exons ATGTCAAGTGCACTGGACACATTTTGTGGTCAATCATATGGGGCAAAACAGTGTGATATGGTTGGCATACACATGCAGAGAGGCATAGTGGTTACCATGGTTGCTACTATACCAATGTCCATAATTTGGGCATATTTGAGGCCTATTCTGGTTGTTCTGCATCAAGATAAAAGAATTGCAGCACATGCTGAACTATATGCCAGATACTTGATTCCAAGCCTTTCAGCCAATGCTCTTCTTCGGTGCTTTGTTAAATTCCTACAAACACAGAACATTGTCCTTCCTATGGTGCTAGCTTCTGGATTCACCACCTTGACTCATGTCCTTCTCTCTTGGCTTTTCATTCTGAAACTTAGGCTTGGCATCAAAGGAGCTGCCATTGCATTTTGCATTTCAAATTGGCTTAACACAGTGCTACTAGCACTTTACATCAGACTCTCCTCTTCCTGCAAAACCACTTGGACTGGCTTCTCAAGGAAATCCTTGCATGATATTCCTCAATTTCTCAGACTTGCCTTTCCCTCAACACTCATGGTCTG CCTAGAGACATGGACTTTTGAACTGATGGTGCTCCTATCTGGTGCTCTTACTAATCCAACATTGCAAACTTCAGTACTTTCTATATG TTTTCAAACAGCAGGGCTCTTTTGGATGATACCCTTTGGAGTTGGTGCAGCTGCAAG TACAAGGATCTCTAATGAACTAGGAGCTGGCTGTCCAAAATCTGCATTTTTAGCAGTTAAAGTCACCTTATTAGTGTCCTTCATCATTGGTGCCTTAGAATTTACTCTCCTTATACTGACAAGGAACTTTTGGGGTCGAATTTTTAGCAATGTACCTGAAGTAGTCACATATGTGGAATCCATGACACCAATTCTTGCAAGCTGTGTCTTCGTAGATTCAATTCAAACAGCATTCTCAG GTATAGCCAGAGGATGTGGCTGGCAGAAGCTGGGTGCATTTGTGAATCTTGGATCATATTATGTTGTTGGAGTTCCCTTTTCCATCATTTTAGCTTTTGTCCTCCACATGAAGGGAGTG GGGCTATTGTTAGGGATTGTACTTGCACTCAGCATACAAGTGCTGTGTTTCCTTGCAGTCACCTTACGCACCAATTGGGAGAAAGAAGTAAAGTTTTCTTGTCTTCTATACTCAGTTTTgtcttcaattttattaaacaaaacaatgatATTTGGATAA
- the LOC114182520 gene encoding protein DETOXIFICATION 16-like isoform X1 yields MATWKETVEEAKKQLWLAGPMVFVCVFQYSLQMISLMFVGHLDEVLLAGASLAASFVNVTGFSVLIGMSSALDTFCGQSYGAKQCDMVGIHMQRGIVVTMVATIPMSIIWAYLRPILVVLHQDKRIAAHAELYARYLIPSLSANALLRCFVKFLQTQNIVLPMVLASGFTTLTHVLLSWLFILKLRLGIKGAAIAFCISNWLNTVLLALYIRLSSSCKTTWTGFSRKSLHDIPQFLRLAFPSTLMVCLETWTFELMVLLSGALTNPTLQTSVLSICFQTAGLFWMIPFGVGAAASTRISNELGAGCPKSAFLAVKVTLLVSFIIGALEFTLLILTRNFWGRIFSNVPEVVTYVESMTPILASCVFVDSIQTAFSGIARGCGWQKLGAFVNLGSYYVVGVPFSIILAFVLHMKGVGLLLGIVLALSIQVLCFLAVTLRTNWEKEVKFSCLLYSVLSSILLNKTMIFG; encoded by the exons ATGGCCACATGGAAGGAGACTGTAGAAGAAGCAAAGAAGCAACTGTGGCTGGCAGGTCCAAtggtgtttgtgtgtgtgtttcaGTACAGTTTGCAGATGATCTCTCTCATGTTTGTTGGTCATTTGGATGAAGTTCTTCTAGCAGGTGCTTCCTTGGCTGCTTCATTTGTAAATGTCACTGGTTTCAGTGTCTTG ATAGGCATGTCAAGTGCACTGGACACATTTTGTGGTCAATCATATGGGGCAAAACAGTGTGATATGGTTGGCATACACATGCAGAGAGGCATAGTGGTTACCATGGTTGCTACTATACCAATGTCCATAATTTGGGCATATTTGAGGCCTATTCTGGTTGTTCTGCATCAAGATAAAAGAATTGCAGCACATGCTGAACTATATGCCAGATACTTGATTCCAAGCCTTTCAGCCAATGCTCTTCTTCGGTGCTTTGTTAAATTCCTACAAACACAGAACATTGTCCTTCCTATGGTGCTAGCTTCTGGATTCACCACCTTGACTCATGTCCTTCTCTCTTGGCTTTTCATTCTGAAACTTAGGCTTGGCATCAAAGGAGCTGCCATTGCATTTTGCATTTCAAATTGGCTTAACACAGTGCTACTAGCACTTTACATCAGACTCTCCTCTTCCTGCAAAACCACTTGGACTGGCTTCTCAAGGAAATCCTTGCATGATATTCCTCAATTTCTCAGACTTGCCTTTCCCTCAACACTCATGGTCTG CCTAGAGACATGGACTTTTGAACTGATGGTGCTCCTATCTGGTGCTCTTACTAATCCAACATTGCAAACTTCAGTACTTTCTATATG TTTTCAAACAGCAGGGCTCTTTTGGATGATACCCTTTGGAGTTGGTGCAGCTGCAAG TACAAGGATCTCTAATGAACTAGGAGCTGGCTGTCCAAAATCTGCATTTTTAGCAGTTAAAGTCACCTTATTAGTGTCCTTCATCATTGGTGCCTTAGAATTTACTCTCCTTATACTGACAAGGAACTTTTGGGGTCGAATTTTTAGCAATGTACCTGAAGTAGTCACATATGTGGAATCCATGACACCAATTCTTGCAAGCTGTGTCTTCGTAGATTCAATTCAAACAGCATTCTCAG GTATAGCCAGAGGATGTGGCTGGCAGAAGCTGGGTGCATTTGTGAATCTTGGATCATATTATGTTGTTGGAGTTCCCTTTTCCATCATTTTAGCTTTTGTCCTCCACATGAAGGGAGTG GGGCTATTGTTAGGGATTGTACTTGCACTCAGCATACAAGTGCTGTGTTTCCTTGCAGTCACCTTACGCACCAATTGGGAGAAAGAAGTAAAGTTTTCTTGTCTTCTATACTCAGTTTTgtcttcaattttattaaacaaaacaatgatATTTGGATAA
- the LOC114181104 gene encoding protein DETOXIFICATION 16-like gives MGLWRKEIKEETKKQLWLAVPMIFVCVFQFSLQLISLMFVGHLNELFLAAVSLSSSITNAFGFNVMMGLSSALDTFCGQAYGAKQYQMVGVHTQGAMVVLILVSIPVSIMWVFLEPILILLHQNKEVAALAQLYARYLIPSLSANALLRCITKFLQTQNIVFPMVLATGLTSMLHILLCWLFIQKLDYGIKGSAIAICISNWFNTIILALYIRFSPSCKQTWTGFSKQSLHNIPKFLRLALPSAVMVCLESWTFEIIVILSGALPNAKLQTSVLSICLNTSGIFWMIPFGVSAAGSTRISNELGADCPKAAYLAVKVTMFLTFLVGLVEFSVLMSLWKVWGRAFTNVHAVLTYLISMMPIVASSTIVDSIQTGFQGVARGCGWQKIGALINLGCNYLLGVPFSVVSAFVFHMKGQGLFLGIVLALTAQVVCFLLVTLRANWEKEAKRAIARVGGNGVQVEEH, from the exons ATGGGGTTATGGAGAaaggagataaaagaagaaacaaagaaacaGCTATGGCTGGCAGTGCCTATgatatttgtgtgtgtgtttcaGTTCAGTTTACAACTAATCTCTCTTATGTTTGTAGGTCATTTGAATGAGTTGTTTCTGGCTGCTGTATCTCTCTCTTCTTCCATTACCAATGCTTTTGGTTTCAATGTCATG ATGGGTCTCTCAAGTGCATTGGACACATTCTGTGGTCAAGCATATGGAGCAAAGCAATATCAAATGGTTGGTGTGCACACCCAAGGAGCCATGGTGGTCCTCATCCTTGTTAGTATACCAGTGTCCATTATGTGGGTATTCTTAGAACCTATTCTAATCCTTCTTCATCAAAACAAAGAAGTTGCAGCACTAGCTCAACTTTATGCCAGATATTTGATTCCAAGTCTTTCTGCCAATGCTCTTCTTCGCTGCATTACCAAGTTCCTACAAACCCAAAACATAGTCTTTCCTATGGTCCTAGCCACTGGCTTAACTAGCATGTTGCACATTCTTCTTTGTTGGcttttcattcaaaaacttgATTATGGTATTAAAGGATCTGCCATTGCTATTTGCATTTCAAATTGGTTTAACACCATAATCCTTGCACTCTACATACGATTCTCCCCTTCATGCAAACAAACTTGGACTGGTTTCTCTAAGCAATCACTACATAACATCCCAAAATTTCTCAGACTTGCTCTTCCTTCAGCTGTCATGGTGTG CTTAGAATCATGGACGTTTGAAATAATTGTGATCTTGTCGGGAGCTCTTCCTAATGCAAAATTGCAAACTTCGGTTCTTTCTATATG TCTTAACACATCTGGTATATTTTGGATGATACCATTTGGAGTTAGTGCTGCTGGAAG TACAAGGATCTCAAATGAATTAGGGGCTGATTGTCCAAAAGCTGCATACTTAGCTGTTAAAGTCACCATGTTCCTGACATTTTTGGTGGGACTTGTAGAATTTTCTGTCCTAATGTCGTTATGGAAAGTTTGGGGGCGTGCTTTTACCAATGTGCATGCAGTGCTCACATATTTGATTTCCATGATGCCAATAGTTGCAAGTTCTACCATTGTAGATTCAATTCAAACAGGATTTCAAG GTGTTGCTAGAGGATGTGGTTGGCAGAAAATTGGTGCACTTATCAATCTAGGATGTAACTATCTTTTGGGTGTTCCTTTCTCTGTTGTTTCAGCTTTTGTATTCCACATGAAAGGACAG GGACTATTTTTAGGGATCGTATTAGCACTTACTGCGCAAGTAGTGTGTTTTCTTCTGGTCACGTTACGCGCCAATTGGGAGAAAGAA GCAAAAAGGGCAATTGCAAGAGTAGGAGGGAATGGAGTCCAAGTTGAGGAGCATTAG
- the LOC114182520 gene encoding protein DETOXIFICATION 16-like isoform X2, with amino-acid sequence MATWKETVEEAKKQLWLAGPMVFVCVFQYSLQMISLMFVGHLDEVLLAGASLAASFVNVTGFSVLIGMSSALDTFCGQSYGAKQCDMVGIHMQRGIVVTMVATIPMSIIWAYLRPILVVLHQDKRIAAHAELYARYLIPSLSANALLRCFVKFLQTQNIVLPMVLASGFTTLTHVLLSWLFILKLRLGIKGAAIAFCISNWLNTVLLALYIRLSSSCKTTWTGFSRKSLHDIPQFLRLAFPSTLMVCLETWTFELMVLLSGALTNPTLQTSVLSICFQTAGLFWMIPFGVGAAASTRISNELGAGCPKSAFLAVKVTLLVSFIIGALEFTLLILTRNFWGRIFSNVPEVVTYVESMTPILASCVFVDSIQTAFSGIARGCGWQKLGAFVNLGSYYVVGVPFSIILAFVLHMKGVGLLLGIVLALSIQVLCFLAVTLRTNWEKEANKAAIRVKGKGDQAETH; translated from the exons ATGGCCACATGGAAGGAGACTGTAGAAGAAGCAAAGAAGCAACTGTGGCTGGCAGGTCCAAtggtgtttgtgtgtgtgtttcaGTACAGTTTGCAGATGATCTCTCTCATGTTTGTTGGTCATTTGGATGAAGTTCTTCTAGCAGGTGCTTCCTTGGCTGCTTCATTTGTAAATGTCACTGGTTTCAGTGTCTTG ATAGGCATGTCAAGTGCACTGGACACATTTTGTGGTCAATCATATGGGGCAAAACAGTGTGATATGGTTGGCATACACATGCAGAGAGGCATAGTGGTTACCATGGTTGCTACTATACCAATGTCCATAATTTGGGCATATTTGAGGCCTATTCTGGTTGTTCTGCATCAAGATAAAAGAATTGCAGCACATGCTGAACTATATGCCAGATACTTGATTCCAAGCCTTTCAGCCAATGCTCTTCTTCGGTGCTTTGTTAAATTCCTACAAACACAGAACATTGTCCTTCCTATGGTGCTAGCTTCTGGATTCACCACCTTGACTCATGTCCTTCTCTCTTGGCTTTTCATTCTGAAACTTAGGCTTGGCATCAAAGGAGCTGCCATTGCATTTTGCATTTCAAATTGGCTTAACACAGTGCTACTAGCACTTTACATCAGACTCTCCTCTTCCTGCAAAACCACTTGGACTGGCTTCTCAAGGAAATCCTTGCATGATATTCCTCAATTTCTCAGACTTGCCTTTCCCTCAACACTCATGGTCTG CCTAGAGACATGGACTTTTGAACTGATGGTGCTCCTATCTGGTGCTCTTACTAATCCAACATTGCAAACTTCAGTACTTTCTATATG TTTTCAAACAGCAGGGCTCTTTTGGATGATACCCTTTGGAGTTGGTGCAGCTGCAAG TACAAGGATCTCTAATGAACTAGGAGCTGGCTGTCCAAAATCTGCATTTTTAGCAGTTAAAGTCACCTTATTAGTGTCCTTCATCATTGGTGCCTTAGAATTTACTCTCCTTATACTGACAAGGAACTTTTGGGGTCGAATTTTTAGCAATGTACCTGAAGTAGTCACATATGTGGAATCCATGACACCAATTCTTGCAAGCTGTGTCTTCGTAGATTCAATTCAAACAGCATTCTCAG GTATAGCCAGAGGATGTGGCTGGCAGAAGCTGGGTGCATTTGTGAATCTTGGATCATATTATGTTGTTGGAGTTCCCTTTTCCATCATTTTAGCTTTTGTCCTCCACATGAAGGGAGTG GGGCTATTGTTAGGGATTGTACTTGCACTCAGCATACAAGTGCTGTGTTTCCTTGCAGTCACCTTACGCACCAATTGGGAGAAAGAA gcAAATAAGGCTGCTATAAGAGTAAAAGGTAAAGGGGACCAAGCTGAAACACATTAA